The following proteins are encoded in a genomic region of Sorangiineae bacterium MSr12523:
- a CDS encoding amidohydrolase family protein — MIIDCHCHAGKGDGFTGPWDTTAPLERYLARASEAGITRTVVFSAFHSDYEAANREVARIVAKHEGRLIGFAFVNPKSDVGNVRRLVGEAVERYGFRGIKVHQHDGRITREVCEVARSFGIPILYDVMGDVTILDLLAPEYPEVNFIIPHLGSFADDYRAQVSLIDKLPRLPNVYTDTSGVRRFDLLEAAVTRAGPSKVLFGSDGPWLHPGIELAKIRALGLPPADERLIAGGNLLRLIERKT, encoded by the coding sequence ATGATCATCGATTGCCACTGCCACGCCGGCAAGGGAGATGGCTTCACCGGACCGTGGGACACGACGGCGCCTCTGGAGCGCTACTTGGCGCGCGCTTCGGAAGCCGGCATCACGCGCACCGTCGTGTTCTCCGCGTTTCACTCCGATTACGAGGCCGCCAACCGCGAGGTGGCGCGCATCGTGGCCAAGCACGAGGGGCGTCTCATCGGGTTTGCCTTCGTCAATCCGAAGAGCGATGTCGGCAACGTGCGCCGCCTGGTGGGCGAGGCCGTGGAGCGCTACGGCTTTCGCGGCATCAAGGTGCACCAGCACGACGGACGCATCACCCGCGAAGTGTGCGAGGTGGCTCGAAGCTTCGGTATACCCATCCTTTATGACGTCATGGGCGACGTGACCATATTGGATTTACTCGCCCCCGAGTACCCCGAGGTCAATTTCATCATTCCGCACCTCGGCAGCTTTGCCGACGACTACCGCGCACAGGTTTCCTTGATCGACAAGCTGCCGCGTCTTCCCAACGTGTACACCGACACATCGGGGGTACGTCGATTCGATTTGTTGGAGGCCGCCGTCACACGCGCCGGGCCGAGCAAAGTGCTCTTTGGCAGCGACGGGCCGTGGCTCCATCCCGGCATCGAGCTGGCCAAGATCCGCGCACTGGGCCTGCCACCCGCCGACGAACGGCTCATCGCCGGCGGTAATTTGCTGCGGTTGATTGAGCGAAAGACGTAA
- a CDS encoding aminotransferase class I/II-fold pyridoxal phosphate-dependent enzyme, giving the protein MQNACIDFASALYLGFRHASAELEAWPELTTGAPAILREPPGAAAVARSIAQLAGAEHAAVFPSTLHLFWDLFQHAGGPNDLVVYDDGIYPIMQWGIEMAGLRRGVSRRRFAHHDPGALARLLRDHPCAGRLWIAADGFCPGCGRAAPLAQYAEMARAHGGVLLVEDTQAFGLLGPGGGGSLLAQGIRGADTVMVASLAKAFGAPLCVVAGARERILRLQRQSETRVYASPPSAASLAAAKAACDTNAREGDRLRHRLARRVSHFRACAAAWGVAASSAEYAFPVQRCWLDDRQQARRLYEELARRGVHAVPQQSRCGARTSITFLLRADHSFEDIEYGLTTFTRVLRTCRRLTSGERRPW; this is encoded by the coding sequence ATGCAGAATGCATGCATCGATTTCGCGTCGGCGCTCTACCTCGGTTTTCGCCACGCGAGCGCCGAGTTGGAGGCATGGCCGGAGCTGACCACCGGGGCCCCCGCGATCTTGCGGGAGCCGCCTGGCGCCGCCGCCGTGGCGAGGTCGATCGCGCAGCTTGCCGGCGCGGAGCATGCGGCGGTGTTCCCGTCCACGTTGCATCTGTTTTGGGACCTCTTTCAGCACGCCGGAGGCCCGAACGATCTCGTGGTGTACGACGACGGGATTTATCCCATCATGCAATGGGGGATCGAGATGGCCGGCTTGCGAAGGGGCGTGTCCCGCCGCCGCTTCGCCCATCACGATCCGGGTGCGCTGGCGCGGTTGCTTCGCGATCATCCGTGTGCGGGACGGCTGTGGATTGCGGCCGATGGGTTCTGCCCGGGCTGCGGGCGGGCGGCACCGCTCGCGCAATACGCGGAGATGGCCCGGGCGCATGGCGGAGTGCTCCTGGTGGAAGATACGCAGGCGTTCGGACTGCTCGGGCCGGGGGGTGGCGGAAGCCTGCTGGCGCAAGGCATCCGCGGCGCCGATACGGTGATGGTGGCCTCGCTCGCCAAGGCCTTTGGAGCGCCTCTCTGCGTCGTGGCCGGTGCACGCGAGCGGATCCTGCGTTTGCAACGGCAGAGCGAGACGCGCGTCTATGCGAGCCCGCCATCGGCAGCGAGCCTCGCCGCGGCGAAGGCGGCATGCGACACGAATGCCCGCGAGGGCGATCGCTTGCGCCATCGCCTCGCACGGCGCGTCTCGCACTTCCGAGCATGCGCCGCCGCGTGGGGCGTCGCCGCATCTAGTGCGGAATACGCCTTCCCCGTGCAGCGATGCTGGCTCGACGATCGGCAGCAGGCCCGTCGCCTTTACGAGGAGCTCGCGCGGCGCGGTGTGCATGCGGTGCCGCAGCAATCGCGTTGCGGGGCGCGTACGTCGATCACATTTCTTCTTCGGGCGGACCACAGCTTCGAGGACATCGAATACGGACTTACGACCTTCACACGGGTTTTACGGACATGTCGCCGCCTGACCAGCGGGGAAAGAAGGCCATGGTGA
- a CDS encoding aminotransferase class I/II-fold pyridoxal phosphate-dependent enzyme: MLDFTSALYLGMRHGARQLEAWSALTEGKPAALKEPPGARAVAARLAGLAGCQSGLLFPSTLHLFWDLFCARAADEPIAIHFDAGLYEVGRWGIQRAAAHGVPVHRFAHHDVRALAASLERTPRGRRPIVVTDGGCPRCGQVAPLRRYLERVRARGGYLVVDDTQALGLFGGGGGGSLRRLGIRGPEILWCASLAKGFGVPVAAVAGAAREIAHIEARSDTRVHTSPPSQAVISAAARALTVNSARGPALRSRLARNVQRFRAGLLRLGVRAPGSAYPQVNLPVAAPRKLHARLLRRGVRTVLFRGALGWLLTARHTAADIDEALRALAASLSAP; encoded by the coding sequence ATGCTCGACTTCACGTCGGCGCTTTACCTGGGCATGCGGCATGGTGCGCGGCAGCTCGAGGCATGGTCAGCGCTCACCGAAGGCAAACCGGCGGCGCTGAAAGAGCCGCCCGGTGCGCGGGCGGTCGCTGCTCGCCTCGCGGGCCTCGCCGGCTGCCAGAGCGGGCTGCTTTTTCCCTCGACGCTGCACTTGTTCTGGGACCTGTTCTGCGCGCGGGCCGCGGACGAGCCCATCGCCATCCACTTCGACGCAGGGCTCTACGAAGTGGGCCGCTGGGGCATCCAGCGCGCGGCGGCGCACGGCGTTCCCGTGCACCGATTCGCCCACCACGATGTGCGTGCGCTCGCGGCATCGCTCGAACGGACGCCGCGCGGGCGTCGCCCCATCGTGGTCACCGACGGCGGGTGTCCGCGGTGCGGGCAGGTGGCGCCGCTTCGGCGGTACCTCGAACGGGTCCGCGCCCGCGGCGGGTACCTCGTGGTCGACGACACGCAGGCACTGGGACTTTTTGGCGGCGGTGGTGGAGGCTCCTTGCGGCGGCTCGGCATCCGTGGCCCGGAGATCCTCTGGTGCGCATCGCTGGCCAAAGGATTCGGCGTCCCCGTCGCCGCGGTGGCCGGTGCCGCGCGCGAGATCGCGCACATCGAGGCGCGCTCGGATACGCGCGTGCACACGAGTCCTCCGTCGCAGGCCGTGATTTCCGCCGCCGCACGCGCCCTCACCGTGAACAGCGCCCGCGGGCCCGCGCTTCGTTCGCGCCTCGCCCGCAACGTGCAGCGATTTCGCGCGGGGCTGCTGCGCCTCGGGGTGCGGGCGCCGGGCAGTGCCTACCCGCAGGTGAACCTTCCCGTGGCGGCACCGCGGAAACTGCATGCGCGCCTTCTCCGGCGCGGCGTTCGTACCGTGCTGTTTCGTGGCGCGCTCGGATGGCTGCTCACCGCACGCCACACGGCGGCCGACATCGACGAGGCGCTGCGCGCGCTCGCAGCCTCACTGAGTGCACCATGA
- a CDS encoding serine protease, translated as MMTNIPSERDLIDARIDVHAQRALRRLFGGDIDAREDAREMLSAVKAGTLAGIYIVNQRVPALRLQKLGTGWWQAIPPNRDAVVVLDPANLATGAPLIAFRDSVKANASRLDPALREAWTIARRFGRGEFARCDLDSGLSTESTTRAPQRRVKGTIPGLCEPRKVDPCKNPTTPSRTCSRHDPYPEDRVVRPWICRLEVTFRWSVAGLRPRWEQRTDRGTGILVSPRHVLTAAHGLFVRAGHYDNPKNEEPVLAKADDIRIYPGDDDRRPVEALTAAKLRVSAAWNRSIASAAGPPPAADYGLITLEKPVPRSAAPRWQFAGLPLLPSSPVRTGGYTDECCFDGRCAGRQTYRTGVVLGGDVLPIVRLELPSAHGHSGSPVWTMEKDQAVLRGVLVRKLERNCSQALDLTPGLWKEVSTWIQADNGARRAITSFAQSTAANYRRR; from the coding sequence ATGATGACGAACATCCCTTCCGAACGAGACTTGATCGACGCGCGCATCGACGTCCACGCGCAAAGGGCACTCCGCCGGCTTTTCGGAGGAGATATCGACGCCCGCGAGGACGCGCGCGAAATGCTTTCCGCGGTCAAGGCCGGAACCCTCGCGGGAATCTACATCGTGAATCAACGAGTGCCCGCTCTGCGCCTGCAGAAGCTCGGCACGGGCTGGTGGCAGGCCATTCCTCCAAATCGAGATGCCGTCGTCGTTCTCGATCCGGCGAACCTCGCAACCGGAGCACCACTCATTGCATTTCGCGACAGCGTGAAAGCCAATGCCTCACGCCTCGACCCGGCACTCCGGGAGGCTTGGACCATCGCACGGCGCTTCGGTCGCGGAGAATTCGCCCGGTGCGATCTCGACTCAGGCCTTTCGACCGAGAGCACGACTCGGGCGCCTCAGAGACGGGTCAAGGGAACGATTCCAGGGTTGTGCGAACCCCGTAAGGTCGACCCCTGCAAGAACCCAACGACTCCATCGAGGACGTGCAGCCGGCATGATCCTTACCCCGAGGACCGCGTCGTTCGACCTTGGATCTGCCGCCTCGAGGTAACCTTCCGTTGGAGCGTTGCCGGCCTCCGTCCGCGGTGGGAGCAAAGGACTGACAGGGGAACGGGCATCCTCGTCAGTCCAAGGCACGTATTGACGGCCGCGCACGGGCTGTTCGTCCGAGCCGGGCACTACGACAATCCCAAGAACGAGGAGCCGGTGCTCGCGAAAGCCGACGATATCCGTATTTACCCAGGAGATGACGATCGACGGCCGGTCGAGGCGCTGACCGCGGCGAAGCTCCGTGTGTCCGCCGCATGGAACCGATCGATAGCGTCCGCCGCGGGGCCTCCGCCCGCGGCGGATTATGGCCTCATCACGCTCGAGAAGCCGGTTCCACGGTCGGCGGCGCCCAGATGGCAGTTCGCCGGCTTGCCTCTGTTGCCGTCTTCGCCGGTGAGGACCGGCGGCTACACCGACGAATGCTGCTTCGACGGCCGTTGCGCTGGACGGCAGACGTACCGCACGGGCGTCGTTCTCGGAGGCGATGTTCTTCCTATCGTGAGGCTCGAGTTGCCATCCGCGCACGGCCATAGCGGGAGCCCCGTTTGGACCATGGAGAAGGACCAGGCCGTCCTTCGCGGAGTCCTGGTCCGCAAGTTGGAAAGAAACTGCTCGCAGGCACTCGACCTGACCCCCGGACTTTGGAAAGAGGTTTCCACCTGGATCCAAGCGGACAATGGCGCACGCCGAGCGATTACGTCTTTCGCTCAATCAACCGCAGCAAATTACCGCCGGCGATGA
- a CDS encoding sigma 54-interacting transcriptional regulator, which produces MVRSSATVPAVREDLERRGVHIVEDDGTPQVGLLLFDVVGPELEAALREWSHASGARIIAIALHADALSAGKTWRLLAAGAKEVVVWQPDDVAAVIAARWERWNEVDRLLESPLVSSYVVGGSPVLRQVLRQIVEVAVFTTTSVLLLGESGTGKEQVARLIHSLDRRPDKGELITVDSATIVPELSGSEFFGHERGAFTGAASRRDGAFALAHKGTLFLDEVGELPEALQAQLLRVVQERTYKRVGGNQWFEIDFRLISATNRDLPAEVERKGFRADFFYRIGTWTFRLPPLRERREHILPLAEHFAQLSLDKRERRNVILDERVCEFLLRRDYPGNVRELRQVVERLCARHVGVGPLTAGDIPPDDLPPASERAEQRLDSAVEEAVQRGFGLKEISQVAREAAIRAALSAAARNVPRAAKMLKVTDRALQMELAKRQD; this is translated from the coding sequence GACGTGGTGGGCCCGGAGCTGGAGGCTGCGCTGCGGGAGTGGAGTCACGCAAGCGGCGCGCGCATCATTGCCATTGCGCTGCACGCGGACGCACTTTCCGCGGGAAAAACCTGGCGTTTGCTCGCGGCCGGGGCGAAGGAGGTCGTCGTCTGGCAACCCGACGACGTCGCAGCCGTGATTGCCGCGCGCTGGGAGCGATGGAACGAGGTCGACCGCCTCTTGGAGTCGCCATTGGTTTCGTCGTACGTCGTCGGGGGAAGCCCGGTGCTGCGGCAGGTGCTCCGGCAAATCGTCGAGGTGGCGGTGTTCACCACGACGTCGGTGCTGCTCTTGGGCGAGAGCGGTACCGGCAAAGAGCAGGTCGCGCGGCTGATTCATTCATTGGATCGGCGGCCGGACAAAGGCGAATTGATCACCGTCGATTCGGCGACCATCGTGCCCGAGCTCTCGGGGAGCGAATTTTTCGGGCACGAGCGCGGCGCCTTCACGGGCGCGGCGAGCCGGCGCGACGGGGCCTTTGCGCTGGCCCACAAGGGCACGCTCTTTCTCGACGAGGTGGGGGAGCTACCCGAGGCCTTGCAGGCGCAGCTTCTGCGCGTGGTGCAAGAGCGCACGTACAAACGCGTGGGCGGCAACCAATGGTTCGAAATCGATTTTCGTTTGATCAGCGCGACCAATCGCGATTTGCCCGCCGAGGTGGAGCGAAAGGGCTTTCGGGCCGACTTCTTCTATCGGATTGGCACTTGGACTTTCCGCCTTCCGCCGCTCCGTGAACGCCGCGAGCACATTCTGCCGCTGGCCGAACATTTTGCTCAGCTGTCCCTGGACAAGCGGGAAAGGCGGAATGTGATTCTCGACGAGCGGGTCTGCGAGTTTTTGCTGAGGCGCGACTATCCGGGCAACGTGCGGGAGCTGCGGCAGGTCGTCGAGCGCCTCTGCGCGCGCCACGTGGGCGTGGGGCCGCTCACCGCGGGCGACATTCCGCCGGACGACCTTCCGCCGGCATCGGAGCGCGCCGAGCAACGACTCGACAGTGCCGTCGAAGAGGCAGTGCAGCGCGGGTTCGGCCTCAAGGAGATCAGCCAGGTTGCGCGTGAGGCTGCGATTCGCGCGGCGCTCTCGGCGGCCGCGCGGAACGTGCCGCGCGCCGCCAAGATGCTCAAGGTGACCGATCGCGCGCTCCAGATGGAGCTCGCGAAGCGGCAAGACTAG
- a CDS encoding amidohydrolase family protein: MIIDAHCHAGPGDGFSGPWSSHAPLGAYLRRARDAGIARSVLFAAFHSDYRRANRAVARIVQRAPDRFLGFAFVHAERDRGRIASMVREAVEDHGFRGIKVHRHDARISREICEAARNFGVPVLYDVGGEVAQIELFAREFPSVPFIIPHLGSFADDFAAQSAIADILARLANVYTDTSGVRRFDLLVRAIRRAGPAKVLFGSDGPWLHPGVELAKIRALRLPPWDEQLVLGGNLLRLIHGE; this comes from the coding sequence ATGATCATCGACGCACACTGCCACGCCGGCCCCGGTGACGGATTCTCCGGCCCCTGGAGCTCCCACGCACCGCTCGGCGCGTACCTGCGACGCGCACGCGATGCCGGCATCGCGCGCTCCGTTCTCTTCGCCGCGTTCCACTCGGACTACCGCAGGGCGAACCGCGCGGTCGCACGCATCGTGCAACGCGCGCCGGATCGCTTCCTTGGCTTTGCCTTCGTCCACGCCGAGCGTGATCGCGGACGCATCGCCTCGATGGTGCGCGAAGCCGTCGAGGACCACGGCTTTCGCGGCATCAAGGTGCACCGCCACGACGCGCGCATCAGCCGCGAGATCTGCGAGGCCGCGCGCAACTTCGGCGTGCCCGTGCTGTACGACGTGGGGGGCGAGGTGGCGCAGATCGAGCTGTTCGCCCGGGAATTTCCCAGCGTCCCCTTCATCATTCCGCACTTGGGAAGCTTCGCCGACGACTTCGCGGCGCAGTCGGCCATCGCCGACATCCTGGCCCGCCTCGCCAACGTGTACACGGACACGTCGGGCGTCCGCCGGTTCGATCTATTGGTCCGCGCGATCCGCCGCGCGGGCCCGGCCAAGGTTCTCTTCGGCTCCGACGGCCCCTGGCTACATCCCGGGGTGGAGCTCGCAAAAATCCGCGCCCTCCGCCTCCCACCTTGGGACGAGCAATTGGTGCTCGGGGGCAACCTCTTACGACTGATTCACGGAGAATGA